ACTTAATCTGTTGTAAACAATTTATactgcatatcaccctgaaAGCACCATcgccacagtgaaacatggtggtggcagcatcatgctttgggaatgtttttcttaagcagagacagggaagctggtcagagttgatggtaaACATATGGCTATCCTAGAAAAAaccctgttagaagctgcagaagacttgagactggggtagaAAAACTAGGGCAAGACTTACAAATTGCTCTTCTCCACTGCTTCTCattccagtctgactgagcttgttTGTGCAAAATGTAATACTGCaaatacttgcagctgtaattgcagtaaaagtTGGTTTTATAAAGTACTGACCcaggagggctgaatacaaaagaTCAcctcagttttcagatttttttattttaattgttgttgCAATAGgggcctttattttgaaagtgaaCTGACATGGGGTGAAGAGACAGGGGGAAGacagcaaaggtcaacgggtCGGGACTCGAACCTGTGACAGGCTACgttgaggactaaggcctctgtaTATGTGCTGCGTGTTCTACCCCTGTGCCACCATCACGCCCCAGTGTTCTGTTAGTTCAtggagtatgaatacttctgtaaGGCACTTTGGGACAAATGTgccttttctcttgctctcggtggaagacacacgtattttctctccctcctccctgatgatccctgcttctgcttttgtctgtatttttctcagagcctcgctttgcgtatcctccaaacttgtaaattatggatttggtcagctggactctcaacgtaattggtcaaatttttttttcctacaggaagacagggtaaaggagaccctcttgtccaggcgggacgttcttctctggatacacaatggattcttggcagcagtggaagattgtgtgcctgactacgatgtcggtcgcggacgtagaaaatgtgtacatattttgatttttgataacaggatttctgctttttggagttggtggttacctggcttatcgagtgattcgcaaaacgtgggcggctgttcaaagctttccaaagctgcctgcgatgttagatggagtctgtagagcgatcaacactcagactgaaatgttaagagagcagaatcacaagctggacacgattcttgaacagaatcgcagcctggcagcggttggactcagaggttaaaggatataatcttggagaagttgtatgctccagatctgcggaaagtaccagaaatttggctatttggattcgcaattgagacataccagtaaaactcttaaggtagttggaaattcacaactgcctgaaccacaacatttattgttttctaaatctggctccccaacgtggccttggcaacttctgctaactggctatcgacaaaatatttcctggatgttatataaacacgacgctcttccccagtactcccctaccagctgtgtgctgataggactatgcggccgattgataaaacttccacctctcttctcaagggcaatggtgcttctatcagtgttgacagtctaattcttgcaaacacactcagacttatatacattcacaccctccagattccaccgtacccttgctgaatgtttacttatgtgtgtgttgcttacccctgctgaggttttttttactgtttcagactctattctgctaagaatagagtctgaaatatgatttttttccccctcctatcttactttacttaaatgtgtgatttcattacttttcatagattttaccagcaaaaaccaaacattattagtaacttggactttagctgctcttacaccaatgacccagctttttTAAgtagattacttagttcaacttcagcaccagtaaaatcaatatattattagcacctgaaaatgtggattaaagctgttttgtaccagtgactcagcttcactagttagaattcagtggaatgatgagacttcttagcacaagatgctttcccctacatagaagACTTATTGATGcgattacctctttagaaagattggtttagaaccagctcttaccagtaaaacccaaaggattattaatgttatctgtatcattgtaatgatcagagatttttagatttctcagaaggattcatagatatttggatttcttagcatttgatttgtttttctgtgttctttgtgattgtattgtaactgtatgtacagcgcttttgagtgtctcgttactgaaaggtgctatataaataaacttaccttacctttttaaaattaagaGACCTTAAATACCTGAATCTAACCGAAGCACAGACTCCTACAACTGATGTTAAAGTTAAAGGTGGAGTTATGTTTTTTTCCCGATAATAGTCTAGCATTTGATGAGTCTTAATCAATCCGTCTCTCTCCAGAAGAGTCTGGTCAGTCTCCAGAGGAATGCTGCCATCCCCCAGCATGACCTGGAGCAGCCAACCCCAACCTCCCTTCGCTGAATGAAAGGAAACAAAATGGCTGCATTGTTTCAGAGGCTGCTTGAGACTGTTGAGGAGCAACTATCACAAAGTCAACAGATGGATAAAAAGGTGGTATGACCAGAAACACAGACATGTCAGACTTTAGGTATGGGGTTGCAGACAGAAAATCTCTCTCCTTTGCACTAGcatttccttttgggattaataaagtatttttgaattgaattgaactgatagataatatattatttaataatttttcaatGCATTACACCCTTTTACTTCTAATTAAATAGTCCTCAGAGTTGCCCCTTGGATACATTAAGGCAATGTCCAAGtatcaaaaagtttatttatttatttatttattattattatgtgtaTATAACAGTCAAAATCCTcgtaaacattttttaaatgaattctacatttatttttgatttaggttcaaacagaaaatgtattaaagtcAGATTACATTGCTTTCACTTTGGCTTTAAATAAACTGCTGATGACAGAAAAAATATAGTTcagaccaaaatgaaaaatTCAGCAGTGTTGGCCTTTGCTCATTGAGAAGATGTGTGATGTTTGTGTGACTTTTAACTTGGGATGATTTGTAGTACTGAAAGCCATTCGCGGTACGCATTATTTGACCACTGGTCAAAAAATGTACAAAGTTCAACAATGGATTCAGGTCTCTTTGATAATGAACAAATCACATTTAGATGACCACCTCCCAGTAATGTAATTTCAAACGCTACTAGCATCACAGTTAGATCCTGATATCCTGCTAAAAGCTCTGAACAAACTGAAGAAAGCACAGTTTGAAATCAGATCTAGGAgattatttattgaaaaactCCAGCTTCATTGGAACTAGGTCATTTACTTAAAAAACATATAGTTTTCACCATAAGCAACTAAAAGTaacaagttaaatgtttttgccCTTTTTTCTTACAAcgaaaatctaattaaaaacatgaaagaaatctGTGCAAAAACATTAGAAATCTTTAGGGTTATATTCTAAAAGGActttattaaaaatgcaaagacaTTCAAGATGACTtcattaaaaatacaattttcttttGGATGCAAAATGACAAACATTTACAACCATTCTAAACTACTTTAATAGTTATTATCAAAAACTTTATTCAAATAACTAATTCTACAGTATAGTGTGCAGTACAAAGTACACCTGCAACTTATGATAACATAAACTGTGTTTACTCAGACTCAGTGCTTCCAAAGTTACACacaaaaaagtaagaaaaaaccTATCATGTAGGGTTTTGACATGCGCTACAtgcttttaaaaagttattGTTCTTTTAGATTCTCTTTGTGGAGTCTTTAATGTGGTGGTAAAGGTTGTTACCATGTGAGAACGGAGCAGATGTTGCTTCAGACGTAGTCGCGCCTATCATAGCCACTCGGGATTGTCGATCTGGTTTGGGAGTACATCACCTTTGATGGAAATCCATATCTTTTCTCCGGGCTCTGAGGGCAGCTGGAGCAGAGGATGCCACCTCCAATAAGAAGAAAAGCCGCAGCTGCCCAACCCAGGTACAGAGCAGCACCGATCTCCCTCTTCTGGGCCTCTGGTATGACCGGACTATAGAACTCCATGATGATAGTATGAGCGGACCATGACACAGGTATAATCTGGGTGAGGCaagccaaaataaaagcccCTCCAGAAGCAATCATCACCCGAGCTTTAGCTGCCTCTTCGTCCATGCAGTTGGTGCACTTTGCCCCCATGACCGACATCAGGAGTCCCACAATTCCCAATACAATGGAGATGACAGTTAGGGCACGGGCGGCCTGAAGGTCTGCACTCAGAGCCAACATGGAGTCGTGGATTTTACACTGCATCTGGCCAGTGCTCTGCACCACACAGTTCATCCAGATACCCTCCCAGGTCGTCTGGGCTGTCACAATGTTCACCCCAATGAATGCTGACACTCTCCACATGGGCAATGCACAGGAAACGATCGCAGAGATCCATCCCAGGAGAGCCAGAGTCACTCCTAGTATCTCTAATCCCAATGAAGGCATGTCTGAAGCATGTGTCACACAGTTTCCCTACAAAATCCGTATCCAGAGATGGATTTAGTGAGCATTTGGAAGGCTGAATGCCCATATAACCAGCACAGTTTTTGGGGAATTGGAGGTGGAGCCTGTCGGTTATTGGTCAGACAAGAATTCAAATTCTCTCCCGTCTCTTTGGTTTGAACTGTCGAAAGCTCGGCCTTGGAATGTAAACATCTTCAGCTTAATCATTCAACACCCACAGCGCCGGTAGCTCTCCCACCTGTTTGGGTGAGGGGGAGTAAACAGATGGCCGGCATCTCTCAGGTGTGGGGTGGTTAAAGCATAACTGAGAGAGTAAAGAGCAGTGGATGAATGATTGAAAGTGGACAGCAACATATaagcctctgctgctgctgattcATTTCAGCTGTGTGTGATAGATGCTAGGAAATTAGAAGCACTTGCAACCATCCACAATTTAGCATTTCGTTTCCCAGcaagcaaataaaacatttcatgtttCAATCTTCATTCAGTATAGATCATAACTGCTTCATTGGTTACCCTGGGAAGGTAATACTCAGTACCACATGTTGGGACTGTAAAGCAAACAGGACAAAACTCTGGTAAACAGTCTGTAAAAATGAAACACTGGTGAAGTGTTTGAAACTTAAGAAATACAttataaaatgcaaaacataaaccAGCCCCATACCAACGTATATCTGGAGGTTTCCAAGGACAAGTCTCGCAAACAGAGAACGAGCCAATGTGGTGGAAACTGATGAAACTCTGTGTGCACATAGTTGGGGGATGGTCTTATCACTTCCCCCACTGCAGGTGAACTTTATGAGTGTGCTACTTTCAAAAATGCTCCATAAAGTTCAGTGTCATTTTTTTGTGCTAGTTTTATGGCATTTTAATGACATATGTGAGAAAGATTTGAAGTGTTAGGAAATTCTTCTTGGTTTGTCAGTATAATCAGTATAATAATAAGCATAACTTTATTGCTGTCCCCGAAGGGAACCTTTTCTCATAGccagggaaaaaataaaataaaataaaaaacaatcagaCTAAAATGGACAAAGTAATCACACCCAATTGCTTTTTAGATTTATCTGAATACAATTGTTTTTCCATCAGTTGGTCCTTGATTTGGGCTGCCTGAATCTCTTTAAGATGGTAGTAGCTAAAATTTGCCATGAAGTGGATGATAAGAGGAGTGGAGAATGTCTTTTGCCTTTTGCGTGACTGTTTAAAGAAGCAGCTGTCCATTTAGTACCAATAATTTTGCTGACCACTTTTACAATTTGTTTCATCCTGTTTTTGTCTCCTACTGATAGATTGCTAAACCAGGTGATCAAAGCAAATGTAAGGACAAATTCTACATCATAGAAGTGTAGAAAACATTCGTCAACTTTTTACACAAACCAAATTGATAATTTGTTGTTGGTCCTTGATTTAGGCTGTGTGTGAGCAGTTCAAATACAAGACAATTGGGTTAAATGGTCTTCCATAATTGcctttaggtatgagtgtgtgtgtgaatggttaTTTGTGCTGTGTGTCACTGCTTTGCCCTGTGACATACTAGAAACCTGTACAGAGTGTGCCAAATGACCACTTGAGGTAGCAACCAGTATTTCCTCTCCCAGCACAGCACACAGATcagcaggtatagacaatggatggatattttaaaactattatctGCATGCCTGTCAGGCAGCGGCTTGCAGAGTAACTACCAAGCCGATATCATGATCTATTAAGTAGTTTAATTAACTTTTTCTTAAAAGATCGGGAGTATGTATTTGAGTATGTTTATAAAGTCTGTTTATGAGATTAATACCAGGTGGATTGCTACCTCAAGTTCGTGGTTCAGTCAGTGGAGgcatttaagtatctcggggtgtTGTTCATGAGAGATGGTCGGATAGAGAGGGACATGGATTGCTGGATTGGGGGCTTTTCTTTCATAATGTGAGTGCTGCTTTGGACTGCCTTGGCGAAGAAATCCAAAACTTAAAGCTCTCaattcatccatcagtttgcTTTCCCAACCCTCACCTGTGGTTGTGAGATATGGGTCATGAATGATCTCAGTCACAAGCAACTGAAATACGCTTCCTTTGTATTGCTGCTgatctcagccttggagataaAATGAGGAACACAGTTTTCTGGGGGAACTCAAAGTAGATTTGCTGCTCTTCTGTATTAAAAGGAATCAATTGAGGTGGATCCGGATGTCTTCTGgacattttcaataaatactCTGATATTATAATACCATGGTATTTTACTCTAAGATTTACCACAATAATTTTACACATGGACCCATTGTGGATCAGaagaacagcactaggctggttcaAATCTTATTTGTGATCTTTAAATTttagggttaattgtggagtaccacagggttcagtgcttgggccaattatctttactatatatatgctttcaattggtaaaattatcaggcagcatgaaatacattttcactgttatgctgatgatactcagctttatttatccataaatcctaatGAGCCCAACCAAATTTTAATGTCTTTAAGACattaaaacttggatgactttacattttctgctttaaaaaaaccaaaatgttttagtcaatcaattaacatggcattaaattgacctttggtaatgaagtaaaaaaccttggtgttattttggaccaggacatgtcatttaaatcccatattaaaaaggtttctaggatttccttctttcacctccggaacattgacaaaattagaaatatcctgtccagtagtgatgctgaaaaactagtccatgtatttgttacttcaagactggactattgtaatttgttactatcaggatgtccacaaaatgcagttaaaagccttcagctgatccaaaatgctgcagcaagagttctgatgaaaattaaaaagagagatcatatttctcctattttagcttcccttcattggctccctgttaaatccagaatagaatttaaaattctcctcctcacatataaagcccttaatgatctaactCCATCAtgcatcagagatctgattggtccatatgttcctaacagagcacttcgttctcagactgcaggtttactggtggttcctagagtctctagaagtagaatgggaggcagatccttcagttatcagctcctctcctgtggaaccagctcccggctttagtccgtgaggcagacaccctgtctacttttaaggttaggcttaaaactttcctttttgatgaaCCTAACCTTATAGTTAGCATAGCTTgcattatcctgagctatctctgatGTTATGCGGCAATAGGCTTCAGCCACTTCCAGTAAGCCAAATGCTGTTGCCTTTCTTATGAAATGAAGCTGCTGCttctgttttgcaagaatgtctcaagaaatgtttttttccagtaCCAGCTGTTATTTTTGTGTTCACATTTCTAAACGTTGAAGCCCCTTTAGATTTAGATGTAGTTTTTAGCCCTGTTGCATGCCACCTGAAGTAGGTTGTGGTAAACAGTCTGAAACAACTGATCAATAGAGCCTTTGTGACTCAGTTCGGACTCAGTCGGACTCAGTTACAGTGCAaattacccccccccccccccccccccccccccccccccccaaacagATTGAGACTTTTATCTCTTACTCAGTTTCATGTTGCAAATGGAGGACAGGTCACAATGGACAGAAAGCATAAGACACTCTTCAGAAACAAGTCCCCCATTGTTTTTTACCTGCACTTACACTGAAATGAAACACCCCATTTGGCGTGCACAAGAACTGCTCTTATTGGTCAGACGCTGCTGACCAACACACCTGGCATGTGTCAGAGTTTCTGCATACCGAAGAAATTTGTACCATAACAGACCCATAGTTTTgaagtaaatataaatgttttttaaactttgctTGTTTATTTTGATGCTTTTTAAAAGTCAGAATTAAACTGCACAAACACTTTATAGGAACATTTTACCATTATTAAGAACAAAATCTACATGCTACATTTTTGGGGttcaaaaagaagaaagatgtacaagacatttttcaaccacatgtttcatttttcgaTTATCCACAAACATTTTAACACTTTCAGTCATGACAGATGTTtaaacatagtccctcctggTGTATCCattgactgaaatgtttttgacTGCTGAGTAGTCAACCCTGGAAGGTGCAGGACCACTGCCGCTTGGAGCTGTTGCTACTTTAGAAGGGCAGGAGCAACAAAGGAGGGCTCCCCCTAGAATTAACAAGCAAGAGGCAGCCCAGCCAAAGTATAGAGCATTCCCAAATTCCCGCTTCCCCGTCTCCTCCAGCAGTGGATCATAGAAGCCCAGTACAATAGCGTGGGCCGTCCAGGACACggccaccagcagcagcagtccGGCTACGATGAAAGTCACTCCAGCAGCCACCACAAGGCGGGGTTTGCTTCTCACATTCCTGCTGCAATtggtgcacttggcaccagccACTGACAGACCAATGCCCACAAT
This genomic window from Girardinichthys multiradiatus isolate DD_20200921_A chromosome 18, DD_fGirMul_XY1, whole genome shotgun sequence contains:
- the LOC124884288 gene encoding claudin-4-like, whose amino-acid sequence is MYSAGLEILGMILAVAGWLGVMVACGLPMWRVAAFIGQNIVISQVIWEGLWMNCSVQSTGQMHCRVHESMLGLPVDLQAARALVIVSMVLCIVGIGLSVAGAKCTNCSRNVRSKPRLVVAAGVTFIVAGLLLLVAVSWTAHAIVLGFYDPLLEETGKREFGNALYFGWAASCLLILGGALLCCSCPSKVATAPSGSGPAPSRVDYSAVKNISVNGYTRRDYV